CGGGCGGATATTTGGCAATTATGGACATGAATCCCCAGTCAGAAATCTATGCCCAGATGCCACCCTACATCTTGACGCTACTCAAAAGTACCGAGCCATATCTAGACGAATATTTCACGTTGGATATTGCTCAAGCAATCGTAGCAGCAGGTTTCCATCCACCTACTATCACCTGTAACAGCCCCCGCCACCGGACGATTGTGTCTCAGGTGAAGGATTAGTAGTGCGTGGTGCGTGGTGCGCGGGCAGAGTGGAACGTACTTAATTCCGAATTCCGAATTCCGAATTCCGAATTCATTTGGGCAGTTATTCCGCCACTATTGCTACTGATTTATTACTATCGTCGGGCAACTGCACCACCTCCCCTGTTTCTATTACTACTGTGCTTCGGTTGGGGCGCAATTTTTGGTAGTATCGCTCTGGGTCTAGAGTGGATATTCGAGCATCTCACCAGCCAGTGGGAAGATTGGCAAAGATTTACTCGCACTCTTGCTGGTGTAGCTGTACGTCAGTTGGTGTTTATTGCCCCAATTGAAGAGGGATGTAAGTTAGCTGGAGTCATTACTTCTCAATGGTTGGCAGGACGTAGAGGTAACGGGCGATCGCCTGCCCTCTCTATTTTCATACAGACAATCGCGATCGCTCTAGGGTTCACTGCTCAAGAAAGCTGGGTTTATTTATCCAATGGCGTAGCAACTGTATTCGAGCGCGCGATCGGTACTCCCATTCATGCCATGTTCTCAGCAGCTTTTGGCTATGCTCTGGCAAGGGAGCAGGGAAGAAGAGAGCTGAGGGAGCCCAGGAAGCCCAGGAGGCTGAGGGAGAAGTTACCTCTTGCCTCTCGCCTCTTGCCTTTTGCCTTTTCGATCGACGCAATTATTTGTCATGCTCTCGTCAATATATTTTCTAGTGCTTGGCGCTACAATCCACCAATAAATCTTTTGAGCTACTTATTATTTCCATTTTTACTCTGGCTCTTTTGGCGCATGGAAAGCTGGTGGCGACAGGTGCAGCATCAGCCATCAATTATCCTGATTTCTGGCATCACATCTATCCATCGCTACTGGCAAAGAGGTTTGGTTGCGTTTGCCCTGATGCTCGGTGGTAATGCAATTTTTGGCTTTTTTCTGCTTGTCAGAACTCTTAGCCCTTTACATCCCGTCCAGCTACTCGAACCAGATATTTTCTGGTTTATCGCGAGTCGCTCGGCACTCAATTCGATTCCTGGAGCGATCGCCTGGGGAATTTATCGATACTTGAGGTTTGCTGCTAGCCGTCGCAATTTGTCATGATATTCTTTAGAAAAATCATTTATAAAACTTCGCAATCATTTAACATAATTAACAAGACGTATAATTTTTGTTTCAGCAAAGTATTATGATGCAGGGCGGAGAGACAGAAACCCAGGTAAAGAGAGCAGCTATGGCTAACATCAAATTTGTGCAAGAAAATCGGGAGGCGATCGCCGCTGATGGGGCAAACCTCCGCATCAAAGCTCTAGAAAATGGTATCGATCTTTATACAACTTGGGGCAAAATGATGAACTGCGGCGGCTATGGTCAATGCGGTACTTGTATCGTAGAGATTGTTGAAGGTGTAGAAAATCTCTCACCCCGCACTCCAGTTGAAAACAAAAAGCTGAAGAAAAAGCCAGCTAACTATCGTCTTGCTTGTCAAACTTTAGTCAACGGACCAGTTAGCGTTGTTACTAAACCAAAATGAGGGAGCGATCGAGCAGAGGAGTAGCAGAGCGCAAGGTCGCTGAGGGGCTTCAGGAGCAACTACCAACTACCAACTACCAATTCCCCACGCCTTACACCCTACACCCTTTCTTTACTGATAACTGACAACTGGTCGCTGACTCGCCCCTCCCTCTGTGTCACGCATTGATGATATCCTGAAAGAGTCAAACCCCCGTATAAAAGAGGCTTTCTGGCGATGCAAGTAAACGATTTAGGCTTTGTGGCAAGCATCTTATTTGTGCTAGTTCCATCTGTATTTTTAATCATTCTTTACATCCAAACCGCTAGCCGCGAAGGAAAAAAAGATTAATTATCACTGTTTTGTCAATTGCTTTGAATCAAAAACAAAACCTCTGTAGTTCTTTCTACAGAGGTTTTTAGTTATTAGTTCACGGGGTGTAGGATTGAATTGTGACTTGTCTTGCTTTGCGACTTTCTCTTCCTGCTCTTCAACCAACCGTCCGCGCTAACAGCACGGGACATGTAGCATTGACACGAACGTAATCTGATAGCGATGAGCCGATTAAGCGATCGATGTCAACAAAACTTTTAGCCACGGAAGGACGGCGATCGGGTGAACCCAGCATTAGTAAGTCTACAGACATATCCTCAGATAAGCGGCAAATTTCTTCGCCTGGCTTGCCCATACTAGTGACACAGCGGGTTTGCACTCCTTGCTTTTTCGCTTCAGCGATCGCCCCAGCCAAAACTGGATCTTTTTCTGCTGCTGCTAGGGCAACTTCTCCTTGTTTACCGCTCAAATTCTTATTGACGTATGCTAAGACTAGCTGACCGCCTTTAATATCTCTCAGCAAAAAGAGTGCTAACTGCAAGCATTGTTTTGCCGCATCGGAACCGTCATAAGCTACCATGATGCGGTTGATTTTCTTCACGTAAATGTCATCCTTCACCAGCAACATAGGACGCGAGGATAACTGAAATACGTATTGACTGACAGAGTTAGATAAAATTGCTTGCAACCGCTTGAGTCCTCGCGAACCCATAATAATTAAGTCAGCATCAACCTCATCTGCTACTTGACATACTACGTCTTTGGGTTCTCCCTGTCGCAGCATAGTAACAGTTCGGCTGGGATCTAACCCTAAGTACTCCACAGCATTTGCGATAATTTTGTCACCTTCCTCTAGCTTGGTTGTCATTCCAGCAGAAGTTGCTTGGGAAGGAACTACATGTAAAACAGTAACTTTTGCCTGTCCGATCGATGGAATCTCTTTCAAATTCTTGAGCATTTCTTCTGCGTGTCCCAGTCCTGAGACAGCAAGCAAAATTTTTTCAATCATTGATTTAACCCGATAGTGAATGCGTCTAGTTTTTATGCTTGGTTAGTGGATGAGTGGGTTAGAATTTGCTTTTTTTCAGTTAGCTCAAGCAGCTTAGCAAGCCATCATCTCTCATTATTATTCTTAAGCATAACGGTCATGCTACTGCAATAAGTTTGACAATTTGTTATCTTCTTTCAAGATAGATAAATTATTATTTAAGTTGACTTATATATTACATAGAAAAAAGTATTTTAAAATTTGTTAAGATCGAGGGTGAGAAAATCTCAAAATCCGATCGCTTCAACTGTTATTTCTTCCCGAGCAGCACAAAGTTGAAGCGAGCTTCAACTTTGTGCTGAGACTGACAATAATGGCAATACTTTCAGTAGTTCGCACAACAATCGTCGCGCTGGCTAGGCGTAGTTCAAAGCAATTGGAAAGTAAACTTTTGAGTGACAGTTTGAATAGTGTCACTCAGCCAGAGTGTAGAGCTGTGTAGCAAATTTTGCTGAAGCTTGAATTGAGATTGGAGTGAGATAATATTTTTTGGATTTTATTAATCTTTTTTTAGATTGAGTATTGCACTATTCGAGAACGGAGTTAAACTAAATATGAAGTATCTTATCTACAGATACTAGTAAACTAGCTGTACCGCG
This window of the Chroococcidiopsis thermalis PCC 7203 genome carries:
- a CDS encoding 2Fe-2S iron-sulfur cluster-binding protein, which produces MANIKFVQENREAIAADGANLRIKALENGIDLYTTWGKMMNCGGYGQCGTCIVEIVEGVENLSPRTPVENKKLKKKPANYRLACQTLVNGPVSVVTKPK
- the psbM gene encoding photosystem II reaction center protein PsbM — encoded protein: MQVNDLGFVASILFVLVPSVFLIILYIQTASREGKKD
- a CDS encoding universal stress protein, producing the protein MIEKILLAVSGLGHAEEMLKNLKEIPSIGQAKVTVLHVVPSQATSAGMTTKLEEGDKIIANAVEYLGLDPSRTVTMLRQGEPKDVVCQVADEVDADLIIMGSRGLKRLQAILSNSVSQYVFQLSSRPMLLVKDDIYVKKINRIMVAYDGSDAAKQCLQLALFLLRDIKGGQLVLAYVNKNLSGKQGEVALAAAEKDPVLAGAIAEAKKQGVQTRCVTSMGKPGEEICRLSEDMSVDLLMLGSPDRRPSVAKSFVDIDRLIGSSLSDYVRVNATCPVLLARTVG
- a CDS encoding PrsW family glutamic-type intramembrane protease, encoding MVRGARAEWNVLNSEFRIPNSEFIWAVIPPLLLLIYYYRRATAPPPLFLLLLCFGWGAIFGSIALGLEWIFEHLTSQWEDWQRFTRTLAGVAVRQLVFIAPIEEGCKLAGVITSQWLAGRRGNGRSPALSIFIQTIAIALGFTAQESWVYLSNGVATVFERAIGTPIHAMFSAAFGYALAREQGRRELREPRKPRRLREKLPLASRLLPFAFSIDAIICHALVNIFSSAWRYNPPINLLSYLLFPFLLWLFWRMESWWRQVQHQPSIILISGITSIHRYWQRGLVAFALMLGGNAIFGFFLLVRTLSPLHPVQLLEPDIFWFIASRSALNSIPGAIAWGIYRYLRFAASRRNLS